The DNA region CGAGGGCTCTGACTGGCCCGTCCTCATCAACGCCTACGGCAGCTATCGGCGCGTCGAGATGGCCCTGGGCTGTGACCCCGCGATCGGCCTCGAAGGCCTCGCCGACCGCATTGGCAAGCTCATCAAGCCCGAACCCCCACCCACCCTCCTTGCCAAGCTCCAGAAACTCCCCGAACTCCTCGAACTCGCCCGCATCCCGCCAAAGAAAGTCCGCACCGGCCTCTGCCAGGAGGTCACCCTCACCGGCGACCAGATCGACCTCCGCCGCCTCCCCCTCCTCCGCTGCTGGCCCCACGACGGCGACCTCGCCGCGCTCGGCTACCCCGCCGACATCAACCACAACATCCCTGGCGTCGAGCACGGCCCCGAATGGGATGCAAAGCATCGCGGCCGCTACATCACCCTCGCTGGCATCCACACCATCCACCGCGATGACCTCGGCCACCCCGCTCCCCCCAGCCGCAACATCGGCATGTACCGCGTGCAGTTCTTCGGCAAGCGCACGCTCGCCATGCACTGGCACATGCACCACGACGGCGCCCGCCACTGGCGCAGCTGGAAAGCCAGAGGCGAGCGCATGCCCGTCGCCATCGTCCTCGGGGGCGAGAGCGTCCTCCCCTACGCCGCGACCGCCCCCATGCCCCCCGGCATCAGCGAACTCCTCCTCGCCGGCTTCCTCAACAAGGGCGCGATCCCGCTGGTGGACTGCAAAACCGTCCCCCTCGCCGTCCCCGCCAACGCCGAGATCGTCATCGAAGGCTACGTCGACACCCGCGCGGGCTTCCCCGGGTTTGATCCCCGCGTACAAGTGGCAAAGTGGCAAAGTGACGAAGTGGCAAAGTGGGACGCTGGTGCGCACAACTCTTCCACTTTGCCACTCAGCCACTCTGCCACTTTGCCACTTCCCTCACCCCTCGGCTCCGGCGCCGTCTTCGAAGGCCCCTTCGGCGACCACACCGGCTTCTACTCCCTCCCCGACCGCTATCCCATCCTCGAAGTCACGGCCATCACCCACCGCAAGAACCCGATCTACCCGACCACCATCGTCGGCCTCCCCCCGCAGGAGGACTACTACCTCGGCAAGGCCACCGAGCGCCTCTTCCTCCCGCTGCTCCGCACCATCGTCCCCGACATCATCGACTACGACCTGCCGATGTTCGGCGCGTTCCACAACTGCGCGTTCCTCAAGATCAAGAAGGAATACCCCTACCACGCCCGCCGCGTCATGC from Phycisphaerales bacterium includes:
- a CDS encoding UbiD family decarboxylase domain-containing protein — translated: MYETTQDFVRALAQSGELKRISARVSPILEISEITDRVSKSPAPSLPSPAARRTDPRHHANGGHALLFDNVEGSDWPVLINAYGSYRRVEMALGCDPAIGLEGLADRIGKLIKPEPPPTLLAKLQKLPELLELARIPPKKVRTGLCQEVTLTGDQIDLRRLPLLRCWPHDGDLAALGYPADINHNIPGVEHGPEWDAKHRGRYITLAGIHTIHRDDLGHPAPPSRNIGMYRVQFFGKRTLAMHWHMHHDGARHWRSWKARGERMPVAIVLGGESVLPYAATAPMPPGISELLLAGFLNKGAIPLVDCKTVPLAVPANAEIVIEGYVDTRAGFPGFDPRVQVAKWQSDEVAKWDAGAHNSSTLPLSHSATLPLPSPLGSGAVFEGPFGDHTGFYSLPDRYPILEVTAITHRKNPIYPTTIVGLPPQEDYYLGKATERLFLPLLRTIVPDIIDYDLPMFGAFHNCAFLKIKKEYPYHARRVMHAIWGAGQMSWTKSIVVVDEDIDLHDTNAVMAAVGDRCVPARDTELVRGPLDILDHAAPFLGAGGKIGFDATRKTSDAETHPAARSQSPVAAEVCRTTPINAVLADDARRAEQRIRELPHVLDAAIPGALAGHWLLIKLNKTDAARGPATIKALGSLPNEVAIPRYIILVGPDADVQSIDSALFHWLANSDPQRDHTFSLCGRRVAFDATPKLPTETANGLPCRDWPPIITMDEPTKTRVTQRWPEYSL